A single Nerophis ophidion isolate RoL-2023_Sa linkage group LG26, RoL_Noph_v1.0, whole genome shotgun sequence DNA region contains:
- the chst7 gene encoding carbohydrate sulfotransferase 7 yields MKRRLQKKYLILILAYSGVLLLVPYVFDFGEKSLHGAGKPLQRQQQSRCSELQNAVSVLWERGANATAEAPGASGGGIRPRTHIYLHATWRTGSSFLGELFNQHPDVFYLYEPMWHIWQALYPGDAGSLQGAVRDMLGALFRCDFSVLKLYAGAQNLTTAFIFGWKMNKVVCSEPLCDAHQRHHVGLVQEDRCAKCPKRDIRDLERECKKYPVMVIKGVRVLDLNTLVPLMKDPAVKLHIVQLFRDPRAVHNSRLKSKQALVKESIQVLRSKKQNDKYKRMLVPNTRLNRAENYVSGAMELICDNWLGDMMLVSNAPPWVRRSYHRVRYEDLVQHPAEELRRLYRFANVSSSPALESFALNMTHGRGYSSDRPFLISSRDAKEAIYAWRERLSVEQIEQVEAYCSEVMRLLGYPRRGADKTA; encoded by the coding sequence ATGAAGAGGAGGCTGCAGAagaaatacctgattctgatccTCGCCTACTCGGGTGTGCTCCTGCTGGTGCCCTATGTCTTTGACTTCGGGGAGAAGTCGCTGCACGGCGCGGGAAAGCCGCTGCAGCGGCAGCAGCAGTCGCGCTGCTCGGAGCTGCAGAACGCCGTGTCGGTGCTGTGGGAGCGCGGCGCCAACGCCACGGCGGAGGCGCCCGGGGCCAGCGGCGGCGGCATCCGTCCGCGCACTCACATCTACCTGCACGCCACCTGGAGGACGGGCTCCTCGTTCCTGGGCGAGCTCTTCAACCAGCACCCGGACGTCTTCTACCTGTACGAGCCCATGTGGCACATCTGGCAGGCGCTGTACCCGGGCGACGCGGGCAGCCTGCAGGGCGCCGTGCGCGACATGCTGGGCGCCCTGTTCCGCTGCGACTTCTCCGTGCTCAAGCTGTACGCGGGCGCGCAGAACCTCACCACCGCCTTCATCTTCGGCTGGAAGATGAACAAGGTGGTGTGCTCCGAGCCGCTCTGCGACGCCCACCAGCGGCACCACGTCGGGCTGGTCCAGGAGGACCGCTGCGCCAAGTGCCCCAAGCGGGACATCCGCGACCTGGAGCGGGAGTGCAAGAAGTACCCGGTGATGGTCATCAAGGGGGTGCGCGTTTTGGACCTCAACACCCTGGTGCCGCTGATGAAGGACCCCGCCGTAAAGCTCCACATCGTGCAGCTCTTCCGCGACCCCCGGGCGGTGCACAACTCCCGGCTGAAGTCCAAGCAGGCCCTGGTGAAGGAGAGCATCCAGGTGCTGCGGAGCAAGAAGCAGAACGACAAGTACAAGCGCATGCTGGTGCCCAACACCCGGCTGAACCGGGCCGAGAACTACGTGTCCGGCGCCATGGAGCTCATCTGCGACAACTGGCTGGGCGACATGATGCTGGTGTCCAACGCGCCGCCCTGGGTGCGGAGGAGCTACCACCGCGTCCGCTACGAGGACCTGGTGCAGCACCCCGCCGAGGAGCTCCGGAGGCTCTACCGCTTCGCCAACGTGTCGTCGTCGCCGGCGCTGGAGAGCTTCGCCCTCAACATGACCCACGGCCGGGGCTACTCCTCCGACAGGCCCTTCCTCATCTCGTCGCGGGACGCCAAGGAGGCCATCTACGCCTGGAGAGAGCGCCTCAGCGTGGAGCAGATCGAGCAGGTGGAGGCCTACTGCAGCGAGGTCATGCGGCTGTTGGGCTACCCGAGACGCGGCGCCGACAAGACCGCGTGA